One window from the genome of Streptomyces cadmiisoli encodes:
- a CDS encoding FMN-binding protein has product MKKNHPVRRAVLVTAATVSGIVLLLTLKPASDPGSAAAVGGAAPGQTAGAGQSPQGGARDAANGIVDGDVAQTQYGPVQVRLTVSNGKITRAEAVQAPSGGRSTEITADAVPQLNEATVAAGSADIDAVSGATYTSGGYKQSLQSALDRIRAGGGAGGGSGSAGDQGSGGAGQGAGNAGEQGSGGEAGQGSGGEAGQDAGAAEARTLTGAVAQTEYGPVQVRVTVQGGKITRAEAVQAPSGGRSTDITADAVPRLNKAAVAAGSADIDAVSGATYTSGGYKQSLQSALDQAGG; this is encoded by the coding sequence CGTGTCCGGCATCGTGCTGCTGCTGACGCTCAAACCGGCCTCCGACCCCGGCTCCGCGGCCGCGGTGGGCGGTGCCGCGCCGGGGCAGACGGCCGGGGCCGGACAGTCCCCGCAGGGCGGCGCCCGGGACGCGGCCAACGGCATCGTCGACGGCGACGTCGCACAGACCCAGTACGGGCCGGTGCAGGTGCGGCTGACCGTGAGCAACGGCAAGATCACCCGGGCCGAGGCGGTCCAGGCGCCCAGCGGCGGACGCAGCACCGAGATCACCGCCGACGCCGTACCGCAGCTCAACGAGGCGACGGTGGCCGCCGGCAGCGCCGACATCGACGCCGTCTCCGGCGCCACCTACACCAGCGGCGGCTACAAGCAGTCCCTCCAGTCCGCCCTGGACCGGATCCGGGCGGGCGGCGGCGCGGGAGGGGGCTCCGGCAGTGCCGGGGACCAGGGCTCCGGCGGCGCGGGGCAGGGTGCCGGGAACGCCGGCGAGCAGGGCTCCGGCGGGGAGGCGGGGCAGGGCTCCGGCGGGGAGGCGGGGCAGGACGCCGGCGCCGCCGAGGCCCGTACGCTCACCGGCGCTGTCGCGCAGACCGAGTACGGCCCTGTCCAGGTCCGCGTCACCGTCCAGGGCGGGAAGATCACCCGGGCCGAGGCGGTCCAGGCGCCCAGCGGCGGACGCAGCACCGACATCACCGCCGACGCCGTGCCCCGGCTCAACAAGGCGGCGGTGGCCGCCGGCAGCGCCGACATCGACGCCGTCTCCGGCGCCACCTACACCAGCGGCGGCTACAAGCAGTCCCTCCAGTCCGCCCTGGACCAGGCCGGTGGCTGA